Proteins encoded within one genomic window of Actinoplanes octamycinicus:
- the smc gene encoding chromosome segregation protein SMC, whose amino-acid sequence MHLKSLTVKGFKSFASATTLRLEPGITCVVGPNGSGKSNVVDAIAWVLGEQGAKALRGGKMEDVIFAGTAGRAPLGRAEVTLTIDNNDGALPIDYTEVSITRRMFRDGASEYEINGNSCRLLDIQELLSDSGIGREMHIIVGQGRLDAMLHAKPEDRRSFIEEAAGVLKHRKRKEKAIRKLDAMQVNLNRLNDLTAELRRQLKPLGRQAEVARRAAGIQADLRDARLRLLADDLFTLRTTLDKEIADESAMRQRRGEVEEENREVQRMLADLEFAHAEDAPLLQAAQDTWYKLSALQERFRSTEQLATERLRHLAATPDDERPGRDPEMLEAEAERVREQEEELREALTEDQMRLAEAVEHRQDQERQLAAAEGELRAAAKAIADRREGLAKLVGNVNAARARTSSAAEEIERLAAAHEDALMRAEAAQAEVDLVSAESSDADRDNAELDARHDEAVAAHDRAAAVVRELSDAERAAEKDAASLKAREEALALGLQRKDGAGALLAKTGQVPGLLGSLASMLTVRPGHEAALSAALGTLADSVALTGLDEAVEAVRTLKIADAGRASLVIAAPAGPGMRGSLDALRPSLPEGAVWAPDVIDCPEQIRPALNRALRDVALVADLAAAAALVATNAELRAVTPEGDVLGTFAAAGGSAKATSYIEVQAAVDEAKAGRAAAEERIAELKEQLGEARARVAELKQAVQVAAQAKRAAEGERNAAARRLAELGAAARSAKAESERLGASRQKAEAAREADLIRVAELEERLRLAEDTPIDEEPSTEERDRLAALVPQARQNEMEVRLAVRTAEERVSSIAGRADSLLRQANQERQARERAAARRAARARGAEIARAVAAGASTALARVQVSVAAAAEERDRIAQERTSREAELQEVRATAKRLVTELERLTSEVHRDEMARAEQRMRIEQLEAKAAEDFSLDVETLITEYGPEQLVPPTQAEVAAAEKDGKPVPDPVPFHRATQEKRANKAERDLTMLGKVNPLALEEFAALEERYKFLSDQLEDLKATRKDLLTVVKDVDDRILEVFTSAFEDTAREFQQVFQVLFPGGEGRLVLTDPEDMLTTGVEVEARPPGKKIKRLSLLSGGERSLTAVAMLCAIFRARPSPFYIMDEVEAALDDVNLGRLITLFQQLREKSQLLIITHQKRTMEVADALYGVTMRAGVTQVISQRLNRDTED is encoded by the coding sequence GTGCACCTCAAGAGCCTGACGGTCAAGGGCTTCAAGTCCTTCGCCTCCGCCACCACGTTGCGGCTGGAACCGGGCATCACCTGTGTGGTGGGGCCGAACGGGTCCGGCAAGTCGAACGTCGTCGACGCCATCGCCTGGGTGCTCGGTGAGCAGGGCGCGAAGGCGCTGCGCGGCGGCAAGATGGAGGACGTCATCTTCGCCGGCACGGCCGGGCGGGCGCCGCTGGGCCGGGCCGAGGTCACGCTGACCATCGACAACAACGACGGCGCCCTGCCGATCGACTACACCGAGGTCTCGATCACCCGCCGGATGTTCCGGGACGGCGCCAGCGAGTACGAGATCAACGGCAACTCCTGCCGCCTGCTGGACATCCAGGAGCTGCTCAGCGACTCCGGCATCGGCCGGGAGATGCACATCATCGTCGGCCAGGGCCGGCTGGACGCGATGCTGCACGCCAAGCCGGAGGACCGCCGCTCCTTCATCGAGGAGGCGGCCGGGGTCCTCAAGCACCGCAAGCGCAAAGAGAAGGCGATCCGCAAGCTCGACGCGATGCAGGTCAACCTGAACCGGTTGAACGACCTGACCGCCGAGCTGCGCCGCCAGCTCAAGCCGCTGGGCCGGCAGGCCGAGGTGGCCCGGCGGGCCGCCGGCATCCAGGCCGACCTGCGCGACGCCCGGCTCCGGCTGCTCGCCGACGACCTGTTCACGCTGCGCACCACGCTGGACAAGGAGATCGCCGACGAGTCGGCGATGCGGCAGCGGCGCGGCGAGGTCGAGGAGGAGAACCGCGAGGTCCAGCGGATGCTCGCCGACCTGGAGTTCGCGCACGCCGAGGACGCGCCGCTGCTGCAGGCCGCCCAGGACACCTGGTACAAGCTGTCCGCCCTGCAGGAGCGGTTCCGGTCCACCGAGCAGCTGGCCACCGAGCGGCTGCGGCACCTGGCCGCCACCCCGGACGACGAGCGCCCGGGCCGCGACCCGGAGATGCTCGAGGCCGAGGCCGAGCGGGTCCGGGAGCAGGAGGAGGAGCTGCGCGAGGCGCTCACCGAGGACCAGATGCGGCTGGCCGAGGCGGTCGAGCACCGCCAGGACCAGGAGCGCCAGCTGGCCGCCGCGGAGGGCGAGCTGCGCGCGGCCGCGAAGGCGATCGCCGACCGTCGCGAGGGGCTGGCCAAGCTGGTCGGCAACGTGAACGCGGCCCGCGCCCGGACCAGCAGCGCCGCCGAGGAGATCGAGCGCCTGGCCGCCGCGCACGAGGACGCGCTGATGCGGGCCGAGGCGGCGCAGGCCGAGGTGGACCTGGTCTCCGCCGAGTCCTCGGACGCCGACCGGGACAACGCCGAGCTGGACGCCCGGCACGACGAGGCGGTCGCCGCGCACGACCGGGCCGCCGCCGTGGTGCGCGAGCTGTCCGACGCGGAGCGGGCCGCCGAGAAGGACGCGGCCAGCCTCAAGGCCCGCGAGGAGGCGCTCGCGCTCGGCCTGCAGCGCAAGGACGGGGCGGGCGCGCTGCTGGCCAAGACCGGCCAGGTGCCCGGCCTGCTGGGCAGCCTGGCGTCGATGCTGACGGTCCGCCCCGGTCACGAGGCGGCGCTCTCCGCGGCGCTGGGCACGCTCGCCGACTCGGTGGCGCTGACCGGCCTGGACGAGGCGGTGGAGGCGGTCCGTACCCTCAAGATCGCCGACGCGGGCCGGGCCTCGCTGGTGATCGCGGCCCCGGCCGGGCCGGGCATGCGGGGGTCGCTGGACGCGTTGCGGCCGAGCCTGCCGGAGGGCGCGGTCTGGGCGCCCGACGTGATCGACTGCCCGGAGCAGATCCGCCCGGCGCTCAACCGGGCGCTGCGCGACGTGGCGCTGGTCGCCGACCTGGCCGCGGCCGCCGCCCTGGTCGCCACGAACGCCGAGCTGCGCGCGGTGACGCCGGAGGGCGACGTCCTCGGGACGTTCGCGGCGGCCGGTGGCTCGGCGAAGGCGACCAGCTACATCGAGGTGCAGGCGGCGGTCGACGAGGCGAAGGCCGGCCGGGCCGCCGCCGAGGAGCGGATCGCCGAGCTCAAGGAGCAGCTCGGCGAGGCCCGCGCCCGGGTCGCCGAGCTCAAGCAGGCGGTGCAGGTCGCGGCCCAGGCGAAACGGGCCGCCGAGGGGGAGCGCAACGCGGCCGCCCGGCGGCTGGCCGAGCTGGGCGCGGCGGCCCGCTCGGCGAAAGCGGAGAGCGAGCGGCTCGGCGCCTCCCGGCAGAAGGCCGAGGCGGCCCGCGAGGCCGACCTGATCCGGGTGGCCGAGCTGGAGGAGCGGCTGCGGCTGGCCGAGGACACCCCGATCGACGAGGAGCCGTCGACCGAGGAGCGCGACCGGCTGGCCGCGCTGGTCCCGCAGGCCCGGCAGAACGAGATGGAGGTGCGGCTGGCGGTGCGCACCGCGGAGGAGCGGGTCTCCTCCATCGCCGGCCGGGCCGACTCACTGCTGCGCCAGGCCAACCAGGAGCGGCAGGCCCGGGAACGGGCCGCGGCCCGCCGGGCGGCCCGGGCCCGGGGCGCCGAGATCGCCCGCGCGGTCGCGGCCGGCGCGAGCACCGCGCTGGCCCGGGTGCAGGTCTCGGTGGCCGCGGCCGCCGAGGAGCGGGACCGGATCGCGCAGGAGCGGACCAGCCGGGAGGCCGAGCTCCAGGAGGTGCGGGCCACCGCGAAGCGCCTGGTCACCGAGCTGGAGCGGCTGACCAGCGAGGTGCACCGGGACGAGATGGCCCGGGCCGAGCAGCGGATGCGCATCGAGCAGCTGGAGGCCAAGGCCGCCGAGGACTTCTCCCTCGACGTGGAGACCCTGATCACCGAGTACGGCCCGGAGCAGCTCGTCCCGCCGACCCAGGCCGAGGTGGCGGCCGCCGAGAAGGACGGCAAGCCGGTCCCCGACCCGGTCCCCTTCCACCGGGCCACCCAGGAGAAACGGGCCAACAAGGCGGAGCGCGACCTGACCATGCTCGGCAAGGTCAACCCGCTGGCGCTGGAGGAGTTCGCCGCGCTGGAGGAGCGCTACAAGTTCCTCTCCGACCAGCTGGAGGACCTCAAGGCCACCCGCAAGGACCTGCTCACCGTGGTCAAGGACGTGGACGACCGGATCCTCGAGGTGTTCACCTCGGCGTTCGAGGACACCGCCCGCGAGTTCCAGCAGGTCTTCCAGGTGCTCTTCCCGGGCGGTGAGGGCCGGCTGGTGCTGACCGACCCGGAGGACATGCTGACCACCGGCGTCGAGGTGGAGGCCCGCCCGCCGGGCAAGAAGATCAAGCGGCTGTCGCTGCTCTCCGGTGGTGAGCGCTCGCTGACCGCGGTGGCCATGCTGTGTGCCATCTTCCGGGCCCGCCCCTCGCCCTTCTACATCATGGACGAGGTCGAGGCGGCCCTCGACGACGTCAACCTGGGCCGGTTGATTACGCTCTTCCAGCAACTTCGGGAGAAGAGCCAGCTGCTGATCATCACGCACCAGAAGCGGACCATGGAGGTCGCGGACGCCCTCTACGGCGTGACCATGCGGGCCGGCGTCACGCAGGTGATCTCCCAGCGACTCAACCGCGACACGGAGGACTAG
- a CDS encoding HAD family hydrolase, whose translation MRDRARALLIDLDGVLRRFDPAPMIAVEVKYGLKPAALLETAMSWDLYRPAMAGEITDDEWMKLVADRLPLDEAEAAAAVAEWQPGRLGEVDPEALEFVRGVRAAGRKVGLATNATDRLRADLDALGLTGEVDFILSSWEMKVHKPAPEYFQQACEAVGELPKHVLFVDDDDRVIRGARAAGLSGYRWTGPDHVPYLRKVLDLPD comes from the coding sequence ATGCGCGACCGCGCCCGGGCCCTGTTGATCGACCTGGACGGCGTGCTGCGCCGCTTCGACCCGGCCCCGATGATCGCCGTCGAGGTGAAGTACGGGCTGAAGCCGGCCGCCCTGCTGGAGACCGCGATGTCGTGGGACCTCTACCGGCCCGCGATGGCCGGCGAGATCACCGACGACGAGTGGATGAAGCTGGTCGCCGACCGGCTGCCGCTGGACGAGGCGGAGGCGGCCGCGGCGGTGGCCGAGTGGCAGCCGGGCCGGCTCGGCGAGGTGGACCCGGAGGCGCTGGAGTTCGTCCGGGGTGTGCGCGCGGCCGGCCGCAAGGTCGGGCTGGCCACCAACGCCACCGACCGGCTCCGCGCCGACCTGGACGCGCTCGGCCTGACCGGCGAGGTGGACTTCATCCTCAGCTCCTGGGAGATGAAGGTGCACAAGCCCGCCCCGGAGTACTTCCAGCAGGCCTGCGAGGCGGTCGGCGAGCTGCCCAAGCACGTCCTGTTCGTGGACGACGACGACCGGGTGATCCGCGGAGCGCGCGCGGCGGGTCTCTCCGGTTACCGCTGGACCGGGCCGGACCACGTGCCGTACCTGCGGAAGGTTCTCGATCTCCCGGATTGA
- a CDS encoding DUF3492 domain-containing protein, with protein sequence MNPTPSRERICLLTGGGYPYRRDALGGWCRTLVEGLHRFRFELLTVTDRELPSAPAYPLPFNVGSARAVALGREPARSERRRAQLPEDAAEAVARFCRGMLDETATDEFAGGLRRIAELAGNRPSPLTRLPLADKLLDAWRGRADGVPENPPLPKLSVRDARTAATLLRHAMRALAVPVPEADLVHCVGGTTPLLAALAGRWRSGTPLLLTEARTPVTRQRPHEERLSPAVRLILRRFRGAVARTGYAEAELIAPLSAYHHGWALDHGAQPTRLVQVPAGVDPKEYPGAAELDAPPTVVWAGSGGPDSGLTLVLDAFTEVAAALPGAVLHLVGVTATHEEHCADQIEQTGLGRAVRLHPLPADPRERFTVGQVVAHVPGPADPPYRLVEAMMSGRPVVAVDIGPAGETLGDTGVVVPADDPSELAIAIVGLLRDTQRRRALGDAARQRALNHFTVDRVVRVYGALYTDLAAPPPAPAFELALAVPAPRTPTPATLRWLTRED encoded by the coding sequence GTGAATCCGACCCCGTCGCGTGAGCGCATCTGTCTGCTCACCGGCGGCGGGTACCCGTACCGCCGGGACGCCCTCGGAGGTTGGTGCCGGACGCTCGTCGAGGGCTTGCACCGGTTCCGCTTCGAGCTGCTCACCGTCACGGACCGGGAACTGCCGTCCGCGCCCGCTTACCCGCTCCCGTTCAATGTCGGCTCGGCGCGCGCCGTCGCGCTCGGCCGGGAACCGGCCCGCTCCGAACGTCGCCGGGCCCAGCTGCCCGAGGACGCCGCCGAGGCGGTCGCCCGGTTCTGCCGCGGCATGCTCGACGAGACCGCCACCGACGAGTTCGCCGGCGGGCTGCGGCGGATCGCCGAGCTGGCCGGGAACCGGCCCAGCCCGCTGACCCGGCTGCCGCTCGCCGACAAGCTGCTCGACGCCTGGCGGGGGCGGGCCGACGGCGTACCGGAGAATCCGCCGCTCCCCAAGCTCAGCGTGCGCGACGCGCGGACCGCGGCCACCCTCCTGCGGCACGCCATGCGTGCCCTCGCCGTGCCGGTCCCGGAAGCCGACCTGGTGCACTGCGTGGGCGGCACCACGCCGCTGCTGGCCGCGCTCGCCGGACGGTGGCGCAGCGGCACCCCGCTGCTGCTCACCGAGGCGCGCACACCGGTCACCCGGCAGCGGCCGCACGAGGAACGGCTGTCGCCCGCGGTCCGCCTGATCCTGCGGCGGTTCCGGGGTGCGGTGGCCCGGACCGGGTACGCCGAGGCGGAGCTGATCGCGCCGCTGAGCGCCTACCACCACGGCTGGGCGCTCGACCACGGGGCGCAACCGACCCGCCTGGTGCAGGTGCCGGCCGGGGTGGACCCCAAGGAGTACCCGGGCGCCGCCGAACTGGACGCGCCGCCGACCGTGGTGTGGGCCGGCAGCGGCGGGCCGGACAGCGGGCTGACTTTGGTGCTGGACGCGTTCACCGAGGTCGCGGCGGCGCTGCCGGGGGCGGTGCTGCACCTGGTCGGGGTCACCGCCACGCACGAGGAACACTGCGCCGACCAGATCGAACAGACCGGGCTGGGCCGCGCGGTCCGGCTGCACCCGCTGCCCGCCGACCCGCGCGAGCGGTTCACCGTCGGGCAGGTGGTGGCGCACGTGCCGGGGCCGGCCGATCCGCCGTACCGGCTGGTCGAGGCGATGATGTCGGGCCGGCCGGTGGTCGCCGTGGACATCGGGCCGGCCGGTGAGACGCTCGGCGACACCGGCGTGGTGGTGCCCGCCGACGACCCGTCCGAGCTGGCCATCGCGATCGTCGGCCTGCTCCGGGACACCCAGCGCCGGCGGGCCCTGGGCGACGCGGCCCGGCAGCGCGCGCTCAACCACTTCACCGTCGACCGGGTGGTGCGGGTGTACGGCGCCCTCTACACCGATCTGGCCGCGCCGCCGCCGGCGCCGGCCTTCGAACTGGCGCTCGCCGTGCCGGCGCCGCGGACTCCGACACCGGCCACGCTGCGCTGGCTGACCAGGGAGGACTGA